The following nucleotide sequence is from Zingiber officinale cultivar Zhangliang chromosome 10A, Zo_v1.1, whole genome shotgun sequence.
GCGTAAAGAATTAAGGGGAGAATGAACAAAAGCTGGGGAATATCTCAGCATGAGTTACTGGAGTTCTATACTAGAACATGTATATATAGTTGCCTAGACGACATCGCTACGCCAATCACACTTGTCAGGCAAAATTATTCACACTTGTCCTTTGTTAACTTTTTAGCCATTTAGTTCGTGGAATCACGTCacttgaactttttttttttagttactTTTGGATCAATTAGTTCTTGTAAGAAAGAGTTACTTTTGGATCTCTGCAAGAGGTGTGGCATCAATAACTGTTTTAGCTGCACTCGGACAACGATTTATTATTCTCTTCAGCAAGTAGGCACTTGAGAAGAGTTATCCGTGATTGGGATTCCAGCTACGTGGTGCAATCAGATGTATGTGTCGTAGTTCAGCGTTGATAACTCGATTTTTTATATTCTATGTTTAAATTTTGAGCTTGATATTGGTGGTCAAAGATTTCTACCAGCTTTAATTGCCATTGCAAATTGTGTTTCCTATCCATCTCTTGATCCAGGCAAAGAAATCCTGTCACTGAAAAGGGAACCAAATAGAGCTCATAACTTCTTTCATTAGTAAATTCCATACATGTTTAGTGCATTAACTAACTATTTCAATTTAGCTACTGGCACACGATTTTAACTGCATGCAAAACTGGATCTTCGCTAGATCAAGACAATATCATGATTACTTGTTGCAAGCTACTAAGCTACGTATCTTATAGTCCTTGAAGGGGTCAACTTAGGCTCCTCCCGGTTGGAGTTTGGACTTCCAGATGTATCGGACAGGCTACTATTCTCACTACTCTGTCCTTTGCCTGACAATAGGTTCCCGAGCATCTTCTTTGGCATCACTACGCCTTTCACCCTACCATTGGTGTTCTTGACACATATGTCTCCGATTCTGTTGTTGCTGCTGCCCCATTCATGTCCATTGACCTTCCCTCCGACATCGAGCTTCATTGCTTTCAGGTTATCAACGACTAAACCGCCAACGCATTCATCCTCTGTGTTGGTTGTGATGGCTGACCTTGAGCTTCCATATGACGCACCACTTTCGGCTTGGCTGGTGGTAGCAGCCAATGCCCTCATCTGCTCAAAGTACAAGACCTGCACAACCAATCGCAATGGCAGTCGCTCATTCTGCACAGCATGTGAAGAGGAATTCGCTGAAAGCTTCCTGCAGTCTATCAGTGCACATAGCCTTTTCTTCTCATTCTTGCTAAGGTCTGGATATCCCTGTTTATGACATTAAGAACATCAATTTGATGTATGATGTATCAAACATGGAGCCTTCTACAGAATCCTTATCATTCTTATAGTTTATTTATGAGAACTTTGTGTTATCATTCATAGAGTTAATGTCAAAATTACCTTGAGGTAAGTGTCAATTGCAAAATAAAGCTCATCGTGTGAGGGTCTTGAATCAGTCGGTACTATTTCAACAAGATCAATAAACTTGGAAAGTGGTAGGTTGTGATCTTTGACAACCTCAGCAAGATATCCATCAACTAGCTTGGCTACCGTGATCTTTGCGCCGGCTAGATTCGATTGAGCAGCATCATTGTCCTGCATTGTGAATTCTTTCACTATATTGAGAACCACGTCGATGTCATATACGGTGTCCTCTCCCGAGGAAGTAGGAATCAGTAAATCAGACACTGTAGCATCTTCTAACTGTCTGCCAATTCGCTTCACAAGTTCCTTCATGCCAGTCTCACTGCAATTTAGTAATCTGCAAGCTCTCAGTAACTTCAGTAGGAAACTGCAGGAGACACAGCCCTTATCTGGGGGCAACAATGAAATGATAGTCTCCAGAAGTGATTTATTCTTTGCGGCATCACCTCCATTACCATTTTTTGCAGATCCTTTTCCCAAACTCGAGAGCTTTTTGTATGTATATGATTTCAATGCTTGTCCAATCACTTCAGGACTAGCTTTCGCCTTAGTTTTAATGGCCACTATAACCTTTTTAAAGAAGTCAATCTTAAGCTCGCACAAGTCCTCAACCCACCAGTCCTTGGGCACTGAATGTTCTTTTTTAACTCCATTCAAATGTGGGTCGAGGCCGTTTTCAAATGGAAGCTTTCCCCTATTGTATGACCATTCTACTTCGGAAGGATCAATTGAGGCCTTGGATGCTATAGATTCTATGCAATTGCTAATCAATTTCAAGTCCTCTGACCATGGAAGAAGAAACCTTGTAGTCTGAAGAACCATGATGGAGTCTTTCCAGCTTCGTAAGATACTTGTTCTTAGGAACACACTAATCTTGTAAATAAGGTTCCCTTTTTCGGCTGTTTCATGCATTTCTAGGTACTCAGCAGCACATAGCGCGACAGCCACATTGTGAGCATTGAGTGTCACTGTGATACCATAGCAAAactttgcacaaatttcaaaagCTGCAGCACCTCCGGGGATATCAGAAATGGAAACCTCATCACTTTTTTCATCATTTGCCGTAGTGATCAGTCTCTGCATGAGTTGGCTCTTGGACAGCAGTGGAAACTAGGGCAAAAAAACAAAGGAATTGCATAAGCAGTATAGTGCAGAAAAGTGGCATAGGCCTAAGGATGAGTACCAAGGGTTTATTGTCAACCAATCCTTAGTTCTTCTACCAAAGTTCATTTTCAAACTAAAATCACAGTTCTTTATAATTGTCGAATATATCAAGATTAGGAGCTTCATTTTTTTATCATTATCATTTTACACAAAAGCAAAAATCTAGTTGAGATGAATGACAAGCAACTAGATTATCCCAAGATACATCTACATTTGGAACTACCATAAAATTGCTCTGACTtataataaattaagtgaaatttAATAGTTAGTTTCTGTTGACTTGCACCCCAAAAAGTGAGCCATAAAAGAATTCTATACAATTCCTTACCTTGTGTAAATGAAACTTGATATTTCCAACATGAATAATAATGTCAGCTGGTAAGTCAGTTGCCACAGACCTGCAAAGATAAGAATACGATTTCAATGTAAGAACAGATTGACATAAGGTGTTGAAAGAAGAAACATGAGAAATTCAATTGAGAATCTGGGTGTTAGAAAAAAAAAGCCAAATGACAGATTGAACAGCGCAAAATGTACAATTCTAAGATACTTCAGCAAAGATTTATATATCAAAAACTATGATTTTTTGAAGAAACAGGTGACATCTAGAGCTACATTTGCAGTGGATATATCTCATTGACAAGCAAATCCATTAGGTCTCAGAACAATCATTCATGACTAAACCACCCTTAATGGCTGCGAGGAATGCAAGAGGAAAAATATAGTGAAAGCAAAAAGTCATGCAGTAAAGTAGTTAGTCACCTGACATCCTTTCCTTCACTCTGGAAAAAATCAGGCTTGGATCCAAGCTTCATAAACTTCATTGTTGAGATAGAAGGATTGCACCTTCTATTCTTGGTTCCACAATGAAGGTGTGATCTTTTTCGGCAATTTAGCGTCCCAGCTCCTCAAAGACAGCGTTCCCACAACCTGGAGCAACTTGGTCGAGCAGAGACAGAAACTTACTCTCTAAGCTGGCTTATAGTAACGGAGAGGGGAGACATCAAGCACAAATCTGCTCTAGACTTTATTCACAAGGTCATTGAGATCTGGCGATCGACAACAAATTCCTCAAAGCACCTGAAACAGAAAAAAATAGACCTCTGTGTTAGTAGAATGGAGCCGCAGACAGTGAGCATCTTTTGATGTTTTTTAAAGGCATGGAAGAGTGAAGGGACAGCATAGCAACTGCTGAGGTAAGGGAATCCCGTCAAGTTGGCAAAAATCCCACATGAAAAATCATATGGAGCAGTCGCAAGAGAGCCAAGGTTGCATGTGATTTTGCATGCATTTGAAGTTTTTAAAGTTAGAGCGAGGCACTGACGGCTCAAAAAAATAACTAAAGCCAGCCTTTAGAATCGCAAGAGCCATGAAGAAGTACAAAATCACAAACTGGACAGAACAAGACTAGAGAGAacggagaaaaaaaaaacaagagggcAAGAGCTTGCTGAGGAATACTGAAGAAAGATGAACGAAGCTTTAGTCATGAGCACTAGTCGAAAGTAGTGAAACAAACACGAAAAAAGAACTACAAATGTGCGAAAACATAACCACCATTGACAAGAAGGACAAGCATTGCTAACAAGTGAAGGAAACAACTCACCACAGAGAACAAGAGAACAGAGCCGACCAGAGCAAGCAAAGCAAAGATTAAAGCCAAGAACAAgagaagcagcagcagcagcatatAGACAGTCACAGGTATGGAAGGAAGAGGAAAAGTGACGGGAAAGAGGAATCCACCTTGCGAAATGAAATTTGGCTTCAAACTCAAAGGGTGGCTGGCTCTCCCTCAGCATCTGGAGGCCCACCATGCTCCCTTCCATGCCCACACCCTCTGCATTCTTGTCAGGCTCTCGCTTTCCCCACCCACCATACCACCACCCTCATGCAGAGAACTCAGAACACAGGTATCTTTCAACTCAGATGAACAGGACAAACCAAAGAGGTAGCTCTGAATCCCTCTTGCCGTTTCAGCTGCTCTATCATTAGAATAGACGAGTGATTATCATCAATAATAGCACTGCTTCGGCTTCTCCTTTCTCTGCTTTTTATTGCAATTTAATGGCTTCTTTTATATCCTcatcttcctttttccttctctctCCTCTTCATGACACTGCTTTCACGTTTCAGCCCCTTTGGTATGTGAATATTCTCCATTGAATTCTTGCTTACCGGAATTAAATTTGGTTATTTCCACCAAACATCTGCAATATTTCTCTTATAGATTCTCTAACATATCTTTTACCAATTTATCAAAAGGTCCCTGAATTTTTTTGTTCTCATGGAAAATcatgttttttttctttccttggaTACTCCTTCACAATGAAAATGATGGCACCATGTGGCCCATTGCATTTGTGGAATCGATTAAGCTCGGTCGAACCAGTCAACGAAGAAGAAGATTGCTTACTCTACTTTTCAGATGCACTGTCtcagagaagagaaaaaaaaggtGCAATTTGATTAGAATACAAGTAGCAATGCATCATCATGCTCGTGTCCCAATGGGCCTGCTGTCGTCGTACTTCAAGAAACTTTACTATACCAAGAACTTGAGGCGATTTACTTGCTCATTTCAAGAAATGGAAGTATATTTTATAAACGCGCATTGCGGGCTTAATTAGAGATAGCAGATCTTTTCTTGGCTTGAGATGACGATGCATGAAGGGCGGACAAGAACACGTTCCGTGTCTAGCAGTAGAAGCCAATTCAGTGCGATTCCTTTGCCTTTTTGACAAACATTTCCAGTTGCCTATCTACCTTAGTTATCACCTAGTCTAGATAATACAGAATTCATCTACTAGACAGAATTGCCATAAAGAATACAGGGAACCTTTAAGTGCCTCTAAAGTCCTTGTCGCCAAGCTTTGTAAGAGTATGCTGTACCTTTTCTTAGATTAGGATACAAAAGAGTTCAATTACATTTTAGTCTTTGTTCACTACCTGCCTTTATAATGCTGACTTAAATCAGGCTAATCCCCTAAAACCGGTTATTTTCTCTTGTTAAAAGTCAAGCTTGGCATAATCACATCTATTTTATTAACAATAATAGGATTAAAGGGACAGATCAAGGGACAAGAGAACAATTTCCAATCAAAAGGGTCCTCCAAAGGTTCAATAGCTTtgcaattttttttcctttttttggtTCGCCATGTTGATGGACCAACCTTAGAATTCGATTTAGATCAAGCATCTTTGATATTGAGGCCCATAGAATCTTtgagagttttaaaaaaaaactagaaaagaaatatttttctttcttttgtagTGTACAGAACACAAGATTTGGTGCCTTAAGTTTGGATTGGCCAATCCGCAACCGCTGGCTCGAGGATTGTGTGGTGTGAGTGCCAAAAAAGCAGCAAAGTGAATACTTAAATGCTTTGATGCTCGCAGACCTAGATGCTTGCTGAGGCCTGAGGCTTccatttaaaataaaaagaaaggcGTGTGCGCAGGGATCAGAATTCAGAACAGTGTAACGTCCTTGCCAGAAATATGACTGCTAGCTATCGATTGCACAAGAATAATTCttcaaatatatataaatatacacACACATGGTGTGTAAAAGAGGAGGCTCAATAAGACCAAGAGCTTAATAGTCAAGGGGCCGTAACAATCAATAGTTAAAGGGATACGACAATTAATagtttagagaaggaggaagttaGATCGTCTCGTGTTATTAGCCGCTTAATTCTGGGTTGATCATAGTCAGGGCAGGTCTTCAGATCTAAAACGTAACATGGAGCTTGGATTAGTTCTCGACCTGTCcccgactgatcggacttccccaGCTCGGGCTGTGTAGATAGGCTTGGTACTTTTATTAAGATAACTCCCGACCTGCTCTTTATCGATCAAGGCGTGAAAGATGGGTCCCTCGCCACAGTCTCAGATAAAATCCGATCGGTTCGTCACAACTCATCCTCCTCATCAAGTCTCAAGTCTGGTGATACATCTGAGCGGTCATACCGAGCTGTCTATAGCTGAACCCGAGTGAAACGGAAAGCACTAAGCGACAATAATGTCAGAGAATCGTAATCTCCTATCAAAGCATAACTGTCATAcatcagggaatattccagtggTCTGCTATCACCTGCGAATGGAACATTCTTTCCACCAATAGGAGGCCACTGTACATCCTCTCTCACCCAACAGACCCTGACACCCAACATTCTCTGACAACAAGCAGACTCTGAAGGTATGCagcgtcatataaaaagggaggtcatcTTCGTTAGCCAGTACGCACTCGTCTTCAACAGTTCTTTTTTCCATCGTATACTATTCTTCTGGAAAAAaggatctgacttgagcgtcggaggacctgcgCCGGGGACTCTTTCCTGGTTTCTAGTCTTTAACGCTCCGGGTGTttatctgagtgtgtgcagagttcAGGGACTATCGGTCCTCATACTATAGATCAGGGAGTTCCACGTGAGAGTTTACTTTTCGGATGTGCATACACCGAGTGCGTCAAAGTTACCTCTTTGTCAACACCAATGTCATCTTCGTCGGCGtttgtctgactcagattctggacaagatcatatatatatatatatatatatatatatatatataatgtttaaaTAGTTGTGAAGATTAAACAATGAAAATTATTGGCAATGGTCGTAAAAAAATAAGGTAAAAATACAGATAGACTGCGGAGATTTATTAACAGTGTTCCGGGCAATGATGGTAGCGTTAATTCTTGTCGTAGTGTTTTGGCCTgtatcgatccagcacttggtttttgcccaaaaccaagtcccaaacctcccaaaccaacatctgatcaaccttaacctgttggtctGTCATGCCtggcatctagtcactcccttgacctgctaggactctctcaccaagtgtccggtcaatccctttgacccacttggacttttctttcatgccaagtatccggtcactctcttgacctacttggactttcacctagcttcactcactagggttttcaatctgtctagattcactcactaggactttcacctggcttcactcaccaggatttccatctgcctagcttcactcactaggactttcacaatcaagtatccgatcaaccttgacctacttgactcttctgcaatcaacctttcattgtcaaacatcgaaatccaaaccaagactcaagcttggtcaaccaggtcaaccttgacctaagggatattgcaccaacaatctccccctttttgatgtttgacaatacaacaataacacttacaataccacatgtaagttaggctaatctcatagcctccttcttcatgccactaggtaatgaacacataagttaagctcttcattctccccctaagagggcaaactccctctaggtaatgaaagcctaacttaccccctttcataagtcctttcattctccccctattggcacacatcaacccatctttgagcacacatcaacccgtgcctcaattttgggcacacttcaacaaatgccccattgttgaaaactctccccctgaagagttgctcatcgttgttcacaccttcactcgttgtgaccaacacaataatgaaggtcccatacccttcatttatcattaaccctacattcttcctcaatgtaggcaaatgtccaTCATTGAGCATTATTCatttaacggaaggttaaccaccatccaaggtttatgaaaaataattttaatgccTTTAAatagtccctccccctaaagacatggtggtaacttctgtcattgtaccaacaatgacttagaatccctaatcctttaggaaacccaaatttagaagctttgaggttcaaatattcaaaaatttgaaacaaacctcaccctagacttcaatatagtcttccttaaccaatccatccttgttttcaacacgaaaacaccctttttatgtatacaaatgtattttgaggggtttggaatggttacctagactaaaataggtttaaagatgctgaaatcaggctttcccagccaaaatcagcaatttggatcgattggagttgggttccaatcgattgaacctttttgaaacgatccactgatcgattcagacttcctggatcgatcggctgatcgatccagcgagcttctgctcgcggg
It contains:
- the LOC122027789 gene encoding BTB/POZ domain-containing protein NPY4-like, encoding MKFMKLGSKPDFFQSEGKDVRSVATDLPADIIIHVGNIKFHLHKFPLLSKSQLMQRLITTANDEKSDEVSISDIPGGAAAFEICAKFCYGITVTLNAHNVAVALCAAEYLEMHETAEKGNLIYKISVFLRTSILRSWKDSIMVLQTTRFLLPWSEDLKLISNCIESIASKASIDPSEVEWSYNRGKLPFENGLDPHLNGVKKEHSVPKDWWVEDLCELKIDFFKKVIVAIKTKAKASPEVIGQALKSYTYKKLSSLGKGSAKNGNGGDAAKNKSLLETIISLLPPDKGCVSCSFLLKLLRACRLLNCSETGMKELVKRIGRQLEDATVSDLLIPTSSGEDTVYDIDVVLNIVKEFTMQDNDAAQSNLAGAKITVAKLVDGYLAEVVKDHNLPLSKFIDLVEIVPTDSRPSHDELYFAIDTYLKGYPDLSKNEKKRLCALIDCRKLSANSSSHAVQNERLPLRLVVQVLYFEQMRALAATTSQAESGASYGSSRSAITTNTEDECVGGLVVDNLKAMKLDVGGKVNGHEWGSSNNRIGDICVKNTNGRVKGVVMPKKMLGNLLSGKGQSSENSSLSDTSGSPNSNREEPKLTPSRTIRYVA